A stretch of Lactuca sativa cultivar Salinas chromosome 6, Lsat_Salinas_v11, whole genome shotgun sequence DNA encodes these proteins:
- the LOC111912058 gene encoding O-fucosyltransferase 30: MEALNSNNIRMNRFRRKPTNNHRSKQVLFISLLAIFFVLLFCFSNKYTINSLFLSNPLKNTRFSQCGKLNEVQSLKRQKFLWYAPHSGFSNQLSEFKNAVLMSAILNRTLIIPPVLDHHAVVLGSCPKFRVSDPKELRFAVWNHAIELIQSRRYVSMADIIDLSSLVSDSALQVIDFHNFVSLFCDIDSNYFCVKDSSIIQDSLLEKLSQCGSLLSGYSGDNNECVYAVEEDCRTTVWTYQRDGENGVLDSFQPDEQLKKKKKISFVRRRKDVYNALGPHSRAKSATILSFGTLFTAPYKGSESYIDIHEAPNDKKIQSLITKIEFLPFVPEILDAGKVYAFHTVKSPFLCAQLRLLDGQFKNHWKGTFEGLKQKVDSLREKERLPVHIFVMTDLPLSNWSGTYLGDLANESDSIKLFVLSEEDELIRKTAMKIVDKKDCDMRPPDILLHVEESVCSCASLGFFGTAGSTIADTIEMMRKKEICSK; encoded by the exons ATGGAAGCTCTCAACTCCAACAACATCAGAATGAACAGATTCAGAAGGAAACCTACAAATAACCACAGATCAAAGCAAGTCCTCTTCATCTCTCTCCTCGCAATCTTCTTCGTTCTCCTCTTCTGCTTCTCCAACAAGTACACCATCAACTCCCTTTTCCTTTCGAATCCCCTAAAAAACACCCGATTTTCCCAATGTGGCAAACTGAACGAAGTTCAATCCCTAAAGAGACAGAAATTCCTTTGGTACGCACCACACAGCGGGTTCAGCAACCAGCTCTCCGAATTCAAGAACGCCGTGTTAATGTCGGCCATACTTAACCGGACACTGATTATTCCTCCTGTTCTGGATCACCACGCAGTTGTTCTAGGAAGTTgcccaaaatttagggtttctgatccaaaagagcTGCGTTTTGCCGTCTGGAATCATGCGATTGAGCTTATTCAAAGCCGCAG ATATGTATCAATGGCAGATATCATTGATCTTTCATCATTGGTCTCTGATTCAGCACTTCAAGTTATAGATTTCCATAACTTTGTATCCCTATTTTGTGACATCGATTCCAACTATTTCTGTGTTAAAGATTCAAGCATCATCCAAGATTCCTTGCTGGAAAAACTAAGCCAATGTGGATCTCTGTTATCCGGATACAGTGGTGATAATAATGAATGTGTATATGCTGTAGAAGAAGATTGCAGGACAACAGTTTGGACATACCAAAGAGATGGTGAAAATGGGGTACTTGATTCCTTCCAACCAGATGAACaactcaaaaagaaaaagaagatttcATTTGTCAGGCGAAGGAAAGATGTCTATAATGCCCTTGGTCCTCATTCAAGAGCCAAATCAGCCACCATTTTGTCATTTGGTACCCTTTTTACAGCTCCATATAAAGGGTCCGAGTCATATATTGATATCCATGAAGCTCCAAATGATAAAAAGATACAATCTTTAATAACAAAGATTGAGTTTCTTCCATTTGTGCCTGAGATTTTGGATGCAGGGAAAGTATATGCTTTTCACACAGTGAAGTCACCTTTTCTATGTGCACAACTTAGACTATTAGATGGGCAGTTCAAGAACCATTGGAAGGGTACCTTCGAGGGTTTAAAACAGAAAGTTGATTCTTTAAGGGAAAAAGAGAGATTACCTGTTCATATCTTTGtaatgacggatttgcccttGAGTAACTGGAGTGGAACTTATTTGGGGGATTTAGCAAATGAGTCGGATTCTATTAAGTTGTTTGTTCTTTCAGAGGAAGATGAACTGATTAGAAAAACTGCCATGAAAATTGTGGATAAGAAAGATTGTGATATGAGGCCTCCTGATATTCTTTTACATGTTGAAGAAAGTGTTTGTAGTTGTGCTTCACTTGGTTTTTTTGGGACAGCTGGCTCTACCATTGCTGATACTATTGAAATGATGAGAAAGAAAGAAATATGTTCCAAGTAA